GGAACGGTGATCGACTTCGTGGCGGAAGCAATATGGGAAAAAGTAAGCATTGAGAATTTATTACTTCAAATTGTAACTTTGACTACTTGATCCATTCTGAGTATTTGCAGCTTGAAAGGAAAACTATAGTAGGTCTTTGGTTTTGCCTAAATTGTTTTCAATCTTGATTGGTCAACAGAATTAAACGTAATTTTTGAATCGATTTATTAGGCTGTACGACCGGCGTATTTAAACATGGCTGGATCGGGATTGGAGCAAGTAACGCAACAAATGACAAACATTACAATGGGCACGCAGGTTGCAGCAGGTGTTAGTAATCACACCAGAGCAAATATTTCTAAAGCCAAATCATCGTGAACATATCCGGCTAGAACCTACAGTGGGCACTTTGTTCGCTGGTCGCCGCTCAAGTGCCTTACTGAATTAGGAAATATTGCGCCCTTTATCAAGACAAAATTGAAAGGGATAGGATTTTATTGCCTGGTgtgttaatagaaaaatatttcgtgGATGTATCTTTGTGAAACAGGCTCGCCATTCATTTAATTGGCATCCCCCTCTGGTTGGTCCCCGTGTGCCATTTTTTGCTAgttatccttttttgttttctttgtataTGGGTTCACTCAAAATTATTGGTAtcaaaagtaataaaaagatataaaagATCTACTATGTAATGAAATGCTTaattacacaacaacaaatttgttaTCCTAATTACATCTCAATTCCCGTGATTTCTGTTGTAGCTTTCTTCTGATCTAGGGGTGACATTAGTTTGTAGCAAGAAAATTCCATGCTAAAAGTAGCTGTTCCAGAAGTCAAGATGCGGATTCGTTTTGAATACCCTCGCAATTCGGACAACGGGCTCTCGGCTATAACAACCTGTGCAAGCATACGAACTTTTAGCCATACTTATACCGTGATGAAAACAACGCATACCTTCAATTCGTGACGCTCAGTGACTTCGAGAATATCTGAACGGTGCTGGGCAAAGTCACCAAGAACAGCGTGTAGGAAGTGTTCTTCAATGATCACTTCCAATTTCATAAATGGTTCCATTAAACATGTACCTCCTTTTCGTAGTAACTATTGGAAAAGCGGTTACGTTTGAACTTGCGAATAGTGCATAAATGTTGCATGTAAAGAGATTTTATACCTGAGACACACATTGAGACGCGGCTGCAGCAACCATCAGCTCAGACGTTTTATGCCCTACTTCAAGTGAATGAAGATGTAGTTCAACACACGTGAcctaagaataaaataaataatttaaaaatatatatatataatgacAGGATTGAAAACATTATTACTGGAAATGATAACAGCGGCCCGGATGAAAGAGCGCTCGCAACCCCGCGTTCGGTTGCTTTCATATGAATGGCCCACACGGTGGAAAGTTGATCGCGTGATTCTTTCGACGTTCCTTTTTCGAGAGGAATTGCACCCTGTGCATTAGGATTTGGCTTAATTGACATAGACATTTTAACAAACTGTTTTGTTCCACCTTGGGATGAGAAATTTTACACGCGTCAGTCGATCACTGTCAATTTTaagaaagttgaaatttttattacctAGCGTTTTGTCCAAAATAAATACATCTGTAATTTCATTAAGAGCCGTTTCTTTGTAGGCTACTTGAAAAGCTCCGAGACTCGCTTCAACTCCATATTCTGACCGAATCCtttctaaaacaatttctaaatGGAGTTCCCCCATACCCGAAACGATAGTTTGACCTGTGTCTTCgttaaattttactttcagaCTAGGGTCTTCTCGTTGAAGCATTTCCAATGCATGTTCCAACTTCTTTTGATAAACCTGtaatacaaatgttttttagaTTGACTTATTAgtccaaataataatatatatttacaaGAGATGCTGTTTCGATAGAACAGAAAAATACGGGATCTGGAATTTCAACTCCAGCCAGAATAGGTGCGACTTCCGCCTCTGACACTCCTTGTTTCTTAGCCAACCAACGGCGTGCTGCATTCATTGCTGTAACTCCAGACTATATAACGGTAATGATGATACATGATTAAATGCATCCATAACATTAAGTAGGATGAATTGATGTCACATACTGTTAAGGTATCACCGGTGACTGTGCCCTGAGAGAAATAAGAGCAAATGAAGGTGCAGTACGCTATTATCTGAAGGAATTAGAAGGAAAACAACGTACTTTAAGACCCGTAACTACAGCTATGTTGCCTTCTGACAATGATTGAACTTCATTCAATTCATCGGCACTGGCCACATATAGGCGACCCGTTTTTTCCGTCGTATCGCGTGAAACGTTGTATATCTTTTGCCCCTGTTTAgttgatacattttttaaaagaatttcgtcTATCATTACCAATGTGAAGGTAATGAATTTACTGATTCAATTTGACCGCTATAAATTCGGACAAATGTTAACGGTCCACGTTGAGCATCATTCTGAATTTTGAATGCCAAAGAGCAAAGATCTGCGTTCGCAGCGTATGATTGAACAAATTCATAGCTACGATCTCTTGGACTTGGGAGATAATGTGTGACGGCATTCAATAGCGGCTGAACGCCGATGTTGCGATAAGAACTACCACACAACACTGGAACTCCTGtctataaaatttaaataaaaatatcactGCATTATCTTGAGTGAAACTGAATTGCAGACTTACTCTTGCAAGTGTAATTCTCCGTAAAGCTTGATTCATTTCAACTGGGTTAATTTTTTGCAGACTATCTCTTTCAATTATCAAATTTGCCAAATTATCGTCAAGATCGGCCATCTTATCAATGAGATCAGCACGTTGTTCTGAAGCTTCAACCCAAATATCACGATCGCCTTCGTAGTCCAATTTCCTTGAATAACAAAAGTCCAACGTGAAGATTATACAGCACATTACtgtgaataaaaatgttaaacaaCTTTGTTGAATAAGATGTTCCAAGTGAATTATGATTTGAACTCCACTCCTTCTTGGAAAGATCAACTAGATCAATAACTCCTCTGAAACTCTTTCCTGAACCTATAGGGATGTGTACTGGAAGAGGCTTGCATTTTAGTTTGTTCTCAATGTGCTTGATGCAAGTATTAAAGCAAGCACCAACTTTAtccattttgtttaaataaattattcttGGTACTTCATATCGATCAGCTTGTCTCCACACAGTCATGGTTTGTGCCTCAACACCTAGATTACGAAAATATATCAAACAACGCTTTTGACTCTTTCTTTGTTGAGCTTCACAAATTACCAGCAGAAGCGTCTAAAATTGCCACAGCTCCATCTAAAGCCCTAAGAGCCTTTTCAACTTCAATTGTAAAGTCGACATGTCCAGGGGTGTCAATGAGATTTATATGATGGCCATTCCATGGAAACGTAATTGCAGCAGACACAATCGTGATCCCTACCAAAGATAGTAATAAGTATCAATGGCCAATTCGAATTTGAAGGAGAAACATGAaacctctttctctttcttggtCCATataatccatcaccgtatctcCTTTATGAACTTCACCGGGAGATCTTATAACACCTGCATAGAAAAGCATTCGCTCGGTCGTGGTAGTTTTGCCCGCGTCAATATGGGCCATAATACCGATATTACGGGTTAGTTCTATAGATCCTGAAAGACATTTATCTTTAGGTGTTATAAGGTCGTCATTTTTGGAGCTCACTGAACGTCGGTAACCAATATTAGAAGAACTAAATCCAACCCTTCGACATATTTGAAACAAATGTGTTTTCGTGCACatgatgaaaaatcaaaaatattgtGGTGGATTGTGGGCCTGGCTGTCTTCTTTGACGttgccaaagaaaaactttaattaaataatttttttttaattatgtagtttttgggttcttttagacaattaatttttatttgtagtttttttggcaaataaatttattggtAAGGTTACATCatcgtttttcttgttgacaAACTGGCACTCACTGACAGGTCCTTCTTATGGTACTATAGTGTGTCGATGTAAACTTGGGTGGAAAAGTGAAGTTCTTTTTCGTGCCCAATAtgccaaacaagaaaaaagaaaaaggatccGAGGTAAGTCGAAAACTGTTCAGGAAGATATATTCAGTGGTTGGGAATCTCGAGTAAAAAACTTCAAGCCGAAATTCAGGAATGGAATGCTGAAATGGGAGGGTTTATTGGCGTCACGTCAGTGGCTGGCCAGCTTTGCTGAAATGTCACCTGTAACATGTTCGGTTAACTATCATTACCCGATTTCAGTGTTCTTGTTTACAAAAGCAGCCcatgttttgaattttagtgAAATTATGCTTGGTAGTGGAGAAATTGTTCAGCCCTCGTAACCAAGGTCAACTTTTTCAACCTAAcccattttccccttttatttatatttacagGACACAGGCAAGCCCAAAGTTGGCAATGGGAAGTCATCCAAAGAAGGTTCATCAAcagaaaatggagaagaggTAAGATGGTTGTCTTTTGTAGAAAGCCTATTAAAGAATAGCTTAAGAATTCAGGCCACATTATGTTGAGTAAAATTTTCACATTTGACCAGTCTGGGAGTCAAATTACTTGCAAAAGAGATATTCTAACAAACCAGAATGGT
The window above is part of the Daphnia pulex isolate KAP4 chromosome 3, ASM2113471v1 genome. Proteins encoded here:
- the LOC124191172 gene encoding ribosome-releasing factor 2, mitochondrial-like; protein product: MCTKTHLFQICRRVGFSSSNIGYRRSVSSKNDDLITPKDKCLSGSIELTRNIGIMAHIDAGKTTTTERMLFYAGVIRSPGEVHKGDTVMDYMDQERERGITIVSAAITFPWNGHHINLIDTPGHVDFTIEVEKALRALDGAVAILDASAGVEAQTMTVWRQADRYEVPRIIYLNKMDKVGACFNTCIKHIENKLKCKPLPVHIPIGSGKSFRGVIDLVDLSKKEWSSNHNSLGTSYSTKKLDYEGDRDIWVEASEQRADLIDKMADLDDNLANLIIERDSLQKINPVEMNQALRRITLARTGVPVLCGSSYRNIGVQPLLNAVTHYLPSPRDRSYEFVQSYAANADLCSLAFKIQNDAQRGPLTFVRIYSGQIESGQKIYNVSRDTTEKTGRLYVASADELNEVQSLSEGNIAVVTGLKGTVTGDTLTSGVTAMNAARRWLAKKQGVSEAEVAPILAGVEIPDPVFFCSIETASLVYQKKLEHALEMLQREDPSLKVKFNEDTGQTIVSGMGELHLEIVLERIRSEYGVEASLGAFQVAYKETALNEITDVFILDKTLGGTKQFVKMSMSIKPNPNAQGAIPLEKGTSKESRDQLSTVWAIHMKATERGVASALSSGPLLSFPVTCVELHLHSLEVGHKTSELMVAAAASQCVSQLLRKGGTCLMEPFMKLEVIIEEHFLHAVLGDFAQHRSDILEVTERHELKVVIAESPLSELRGYSKRIRILTSGTATFSMEFSCYKLMSPLDQKKATTEITGIEM